TAGAGAGTTTAGAGGCTGAAATCGAAGAGTTAGAAAGTCAAAGCCAAGCCATTTCTGAACAAATGCTGGAAACCAACGATGCTGAAAAGCTCATGGAATTGCAGACTGAACTGGACAAAATCAGCCACCGTCAGGAAGAAGCTATGCTTGAGTGGGAAGAATTATCGGAGCAGGTGTAATAATGGAACATCTTGGAAAGGTATTTCGTGAATTTCGAACTAGTGGGAAGTACTCCTTAAAAGAGGCGGCGGGCAATTCTTGCTCAACCTCTCAGTTATCTCGCTTCGAGCTTGGTGAGTCTGACCTAGCAGTTTCTCGTTTCTTTGAGATTTTGGATAATATTCACGTGACCGTTGAAAATTTTATGGATAAGGCTAGAGATTTCCATAATCATGAACACGTTGCATTGATGGGACAAATTATTCCATTGTATTATTCAAATGATATTACAGGTTTTCAAAAGCTTCAAAAAGAACAGCTTGAGAAAGCCAAGAGTTCGACCAATCCCCTCTATTTTGAGCTGAATTGGATTCTGCTACAAGGCCTTATTTGTCAGAGAAATGCCAGTTACAGTATGGAACAGAGTGATTTGGATAAGGTAGCGGATTATCTTTTCCAAACAGAAGAGTGGACTATGTATGAGTTGATTCTTTTCGGAAATCTCTATACTTTCTACAATGTGGACTATGTGGCTCGGATTGGCAGAGAAGTCATGGAGCGAGAAGACTACTACAAAGAAATTGGTCGGCATCGAAAACTTGTTTTGATTTTAGCTCTTAACTGTTACCAGCATTGTTTGGAAAATCGGTCCTTTGCGGATGCGGACTATTTTGAGGGCTATGTGGAGAAGTTGATTGGAAATGGTATCAAGCTTTATGAGCGCAATATTTTCCATTATCTCAAAGGTTTCGCCCTCTACCAGAGAGACTTGAAAGAAGAAGGTTGTAGCCAGATGCAGGAAGCCATGCATATTTTTGATGTGCTTGGACTTCCAGAGCAAGTGGCTTACTATCAGGAACATTATGAAAAATTTGTAAATCCTTAAATTTCCCAAATAAGGGAAAAATAAAGAGACTCCTTTCAGTTTTGATACAATAGTTTCAAAATTTGAGAGGAGTTTTTATATGAATCGACATGCAATCCAGTTGATTAGTCGTGGGGCTATTAATAAAATAGGGAATATGCTCTATGACTATGGAAATAGTGTTTGGTTAGCATCAATGGGAACGATAGGACAGACTGTTCTTGGTATTTACCAAATTTCTGAACTCGTCACATCGATTCTGGTCAATCCCTTTGGCGGAGTGATTTCAGACCGATTTTCGCGTCGCAAAATTTTGATGACGACAGACTTGATTTGTGGCATTCTCTGTTTAGCTATTTCTTTCATCAGAAATGATAGCTTGATGATTGCTGCTCTGATCTTTGCCAATATTGTTCAGGCGGTTGCCTTTGCATTTTCTCGTACAGCCAATAAAGCCATTATAACTGAGGTTGTAGAGAAAGACGAGATTGTGACCTATAATGCTCGCTTAGAGCTCGTTTTGCAGGTTGTAGGCGTTAGCTCCCCTGTACTTTCTTTCATCGTTTTACAATTTGCCAGTCTCCATATGACGCTTATTTTAGATGCCATTAGTTTTTTCATCGCATTTACATTAGTAGCTTTTCTCCCCCAAAAAGAGACTCAGGAACAAGAGAAAAAGACTTTCAGCTGGAAAAATATTTTTGCTGATATGAAAGAAGGACTTGGCTATATCTGGCGCCAGCAAGAGATCTTTTTCCTTTTGTTAGTAGCTTCCAGTGTTAATTTCTTTTTTGCAGCTTTTGAATTTCTCCTCCCTTTTTCAAATCGACTATACGGGGTAGAAGGAGCTTATGCGAGTATTTTGACTATGGGCGCTATTGGTTCGATTATCGGAGCTCTTCTAGCTAGTAAAATAAAGGCAAGTGTTTATAATCTTTTGATTCTATTGGCTTTGACTGGAGTTGGAGTTTTTATGATGGGATTGCCACTGCCAACTTTTCTTTCCTTTTCTGGAAATTTAGTTTGTGAACTGTTTATGACGATTTTTAATATTCACTTTTTTACTCAGGTGCAAACCAAGGTTGAGGGGGAATACTTGGGAAGGGTACTAAGCACAATTTTTACCTTAGCCATCCTATTTATGCCGATTGCAAAAGGCTTTATGACGGTGCTACCAAGTGTTCATCTCTCTTCTTTCCTGATAATTGGGAGCGGGGTTATTGCCCTGTCTTGTTTATCCCTCGTTTATGTACGAAGTCATTTTAAAAAAGAGTTATAATTTCTCTTTTTTAGAAAATATTTCTCCACAATCCATTTTTCAGTCCTTCTCTATTGTGAGGAGGGCTTGCTTTGTGGTAAAATGGGATTATGAATGAAAGAATGAATGAGTTAGTTGCCTTGCTCAACCGCTATGCGACCGAGTACTATACGAGTGATAATCCCTCGGTGTCAGATAGTGAGTATGATCGCCTCTACCGAGAGTTGGTCGAGTTGGAAGCTGCCTATCCAGATCAAGTTTTAGCAGACAGTCCGACCCATCGTGTTGGTGGTAAGGTTTTAGATGGTTTTGAAAAATACAGTCATCAGTATCCTCTTTATAGTTTGCAGGATGCTTTTTCACGTGAAGAGTTAGAAGTTTTTGATGCGCGTGTTCGTAAGGAGTTACCCCATCCCACCTATATCTGTGAGCTGAAAATCGATGGTTTGTCTATCTCTCTTACGTATGAAAAGGGGATTTTTGTCGTTGGGGCGACACGTGGAGATGGTTCTATTGGTGAGAATATCACAGAAAACCTCAAGCGTGTCAAGGACATTCCTTTGACCTTGCCAGAAGAACTTGATATTACCGTTCGTGGGGAGTGTTACATGCCACGCGCTTCTTTTGACCAGGTCAACCAAGCTCGCCAAGAAAATGGAGAGCCTGAATTTGCCAATCCTCGTAACGCAGCTGCAGGAACCCTCCGTCAGTTGGATACAGCAGTAGTGGCCAAGCGTAATCTTGCGACTTTCCTCTATCAAGAAGCCAGCCCTTCTACTCGTGATAGCCAAGAAAAAGTCTTGGAGCATCTTGAACAACTTGGTTTTGTAGTTAATCCTAAACGAATCTTGGCTGAAAGCATGGATGAGATATGGAATTTTATCCAAGAAGTAGGACAAGAACGGGAGAAACTACCTTACGATATTGATGGAGTGGTAATCAAGGTCAATGACTTAGCAGGTCAAGAAGAACTCGGCTTTACTGTTAAAGCACCCAAGTGGGCAATCGCCTATAAATTTCCTGCTGAAGAAAAAGAAGCTCAACTCCTTTCAGTTGACTGGACAGTAGGTCGTACGGGTGTTGTGACCCCGACTGCCAATCTCACACCTGTTCAGCTTGCTGGCACAACTGTAAGCCGTGCAACCCTTCATAACGTAGATTATATCGCTGAAAAGGATATCCGAAAAGACGATACGGTTATCGTTTATAAGGCTGGAGATATTATCCCTGCTGTTTTGCGTGTGGTAGAGTCCAAGCGTGTTTCTGAAGAAAAACTAGATATTCCGACTAATTGTCCAAGCTGTGATAGCCAGTTGCTTCACTTTGAAGATGAAGTAGCTCTTCGTTGTATCAATCCTCGCTGTCCAGCTCAAATCATGGAAGGTCTGATTCACTTTGCCTCTCGAGATGCCATGAATATTACAGGACTTGGTCCATCTATCGTTGAAAAACTTTTTGCTGCCAATTTGGTAAAGGATGTGGCAGATATTTACCGTTTGAAAGAAGACGAATTCCTCCTTTTAGAGGGCGTCAAGGAAAAGTCTGCTTCTAAACTGTATCAGGCCATTCAAGCATCTAAGGAAAACTCTGCTGAAAGGCTCTTGTTTGGTCTGGGAATTCGCCATGTCGGAAGTAAGGCTAGTCAGCTCTTGCTCCAACACTTCCACTCTATTGAAAATTTAGCTCAGGCAGATCCAGAGGAAGTGGCAAGTATCGAAAGCTTGGGTAGTGTGATTGCCCAAAGTCTTCAGACTTATTTTGCTACAGAAGGATCGAAGATTCTCTTAGACGAGTTGAAAGAAGCTGGAGTCAATCTGGATTACAAAGGACAGACAGTAGTGGCAGATGCGGCCTTGTCAGGTTTGACAGTAGTTCTGACAGGAAAATTGGAACGTCTCAAACGCTCAGAAGCAAAAAGTAAACTCGAAAGTCTTGGAGCCAAAGTCACAGGCAGTGTATCCAAGAAAACAGATCTAGTCGTAGCAGGAGCCGATGCAGGAAGCAAGCTCCAAAAAGCACAAGAACTTGGTATCGAAGTTCGAGATGAAGCTTGGCTAGAAAGTTTGTAAAGAATAGTTGAGAACTAGGTGTTAGATAGTCTCAAACTATCTCTCCTGATGTGTTTTGACATGGTTAAAATCTGTTGTCCATCGTGATGAAATGCCAACTGAATCCATCAGAATCAAATAAAATTAAAATAGGAATTAGGAAAAAACATGTACAATTATCCCGTTCTTCTCCATTTTCATAGAAAAAATGGAGATTATACAGCTTGCTCATTTAGCACAGACCGAGATGAAAACAAAAACCCTTTAACTTCAGAGACCACTTATTTTGGTCTTCAGTTTTCTTTTACCGTGACCAGTCAGGAAAAGGTGGATAGTTTCACCTTCAAAGCCGAGATAGATGGTGTATTAAAAGAATATCTTGTACGTTTTAACTACTATCCCTTGCTGACAGAAGCATGGATTTTAGAGGGAGTCGAGACTGTGTATTATTCAGAAAATCCAGCTATTGCTAGTCCATATTATAAGGATCAGAATCCATTTGCCTTTGATAAAGCCATCCATAGCGCTAGTTTTGATCATCACTGGGGATATCAGGGAGACTTGGGCTGCCAAGGATCTGATTCCCAGACCAGTTTTAAACTCTGGGCTCCAACAGCTACAGCTGTTCAGGTGGTTGTCTATGAAAACACTAGTAACGATGCACAGATTTGGAAAACCTTTAATCTAGAGCGTGGGAATAGCTATTCATACAGTCATAAGTACAATACCATTGGTGTGTGGAGTCTAGACTTAGATGAAAATCTTGCAGGTAAAGCTTATCAGTATAAAATTGAATTTCCTCACCACCAGACTTTGACGAGAGACCCTTACACGATTGCCACAAGTCCCGACGGAAAACGTTCCGTAATTCTTTCTCATAAAGACAGACAAGTAGAAGGATTCGAAGTCAAACATGGGACAGAAGCTCCATGGCGTTTGGAGAATCCATGTAAAGCAGTTATCTGTGAAATGCATATTCGTGATTTTACCAAATCGCCTACATCTGGTGTTCCTGAAGAACTCCGCGGAACCTTCTTGGGTGCTGCTCAGACTGGAACGGTTAACCAATACGGCCAAGCAACCGCCTTTGA
Above is a window of Streptococcus oralis subsp. dentisani DNA encoding:
- a CDS encoding XRE/MutR family transcriptional regulator; the encoded protein is MEHLGKVFREFRTSGKYSLKEAAGNSCSTSQLSRFELGESDLAVSRFFEILDNIHVTVENFMDKARDFHNHEHVALMGQIIPLYYSNDITGFQKLQKEQLEKAKSSTNPLYFELNWILLQGLICQRNASYSMEQSDLDKVADYLFQTEEWTMYELILFGNLYTFYNVDYVARIGREVMEREDYYKEIGRHRKLVLILALNCYQHCLENRSFADADYFEGYVEKLIGNGIKLYERNIFHYLKGFALYQRDLKEEGCSQMQEAMHIFDVLGLPEQVAYYQEHYEKFVNP
- the ligA gene encoding NAD-dependent DNA ligase LigA, translated to MNERMNELVALLNRYATEYYTSDNPSVSDSEYDRLYRELVELEAAYPDQVLADSPTHRVGGKVLDGFEKYSHQYPLYSLQDAFSREELEVFDARVRKELPHPTYICELKIDGLSISLTYEKGIFVVGATRGDGSIGENITENLKRVKDIPLTLPEELDITVRGECYMPRASFDQVNQARQENGEPEFANPRNAAAGTLRQLDTAVVAKRNLATFLYQEASPSTRDSQEKVLEHLEQLGFVVNPKRILAESMDEIWNFIQEVGQEREKLPYDIDGVVIKVNDLAGQEELGFTVKAPKWAIAYKFPAEEKEAQLLSVDWTVGRTGVVTPTANLTPVQLAGTTVSRATLHNVDYIAEKDIRKDDTVIVYKAGDIIPAVLRVVESKRVSEEKLDIPTNCPSCDSQLLHFEDEVALRCINPRCPAQIMEGLIHFASRDAMNITGLGPSIVEKLFAANLVKDVADIYRLKEDEFLLLEGVKEKSASKLYQAIQASKENSAERLLFGLGIRHVGSKASQLLLQHFHSIENLAQADPEEVASIESLGSVIAQSLQTYFATEGSKILLDELKEAGVNLDYKGQTVVADAALSGLTVVLTGKLERLKRSEAKSKLESLGAKVTGSVSKKTDLVVAGADAGSKLQKAQELGIEVRDEAWLESL
- a CDS encoding MFS transporter gives rise to the protein MNRHAIQLISRGAINKIGNMLYDYGNSVWLASMGTIGQTVLGIYQISELVTSILVNPFGGVISDRFSRRKILMTTDLICGILCLAISFIRNDSLMIAALIFANIVQAVAFAFSRTANKAIITEVVEKDEIVTYNARLELVLQVVGVSSPVLSFIVLQFASLHMTLILDAISFFIAFTLVAFLPQKETQEQEKKTFSWKNIFADMKEGLGYIWRQQEIFFLLLVASSVNFFFAAFEFLLPFSNRLYGVEGAYASILTMGAIGSIIGALLASKIKASVYNLLILLALTGVGVFMMGLPLPTFLSFSGNLVCELFMTIFNIHFFTQVQTKVEGEYLGRVLSTIFTLAILFMPIAKGFMTVLPSVHLSSFLIIGSGVIALSCLSLVYVRSHFKKEL